A DNA window from Boseongicola sp. contains the following coding sequences:
- a CDS encoding STAS/SEC14 domain-containing protein: protein MFDLTKDAKGFYRLAISGKIDEDDMKKGLDAFLAVTDAAPKTDFLYTISEFELPTFQAIAVEFGYFPRLFGCLNRIGKVALVADQTWLRKAAEIEAFLIPGLSIETFEEDQEPEAIAWLTKP from the coding sequence ATGTTCGACCTGACCAAGGACGCGAAGGGTTTCTATCGTTTGGCCATCAGTGGCAAAATCGACGAAGACGATATGAAGAAAGGCCTGGATGCCTTCCTGGCCGTCACCGACGCTGCACCCAAAACAGACTTCCTCTATACAATCTCGGAATTCGAGCTCCCGACCTTTCAGGCCATCGCCGTTGAATTCGGCTACTTCCCCCGCCTTTTCGGTTGTCTCAACCGCATTGGCAAAGTCGCCCTGGTTGCAGATCAGACCTGGCTTCGAAAAGCGGCTGAAATCGAGGCCTTCCTGATCCCTGGCCTCAGCATCGAAACCTTTGAAGAGGATCAAGAGCCCGAAGCCATTGCCTGGCTCACGAAACCCTAG
- the xth gene encoding exodeoxyribonuclease III, whose protein sequence is MRIATFNINGIKARMGALTDWLNDQKPDVALLQEIKSIDENFPRAHFEDLGYTVETHGQKGFNGVAIFSRLPLEDITHGLPGDNSDEQARWIEATVIGDKKPVRVCGLYLPNGNPCPGPKYDYKLAWMNRMKTRAQALMNAEEPAIMCGDYNVIPQDEDAARPEVWQEDALARPETRAAFRELLNLGFTEAFRARTRGPEHYSFWDYQAGAWERNNGIRIDHHLLTPQAADLLENCWIESAVRGREKPSDHVPVWVELDA, encoded by the coding sequence ATGCGTATCGCAACCTTCAATATTAACGGAATAAAGGCCCGCATGGGCGCGCTGACGGACTGGCTGAACGACCAAAAACCCGACGTCGCACTCTTGCAAGAGATCAAATCCATTGACGAAAACTTCCCCCGCGCCCATTTCGAAGATTTAGGCTATACCGTTGAAACCCATGGACAAAAGGGCTTCAACGGCGTAGCCATCTTCTCGCGATTGCCGCTGGAAGACATCACCCACGGCCTGCCCGGCGACAACAGTGACGAACAGGCCCGCTGGATCGAAGCGACTGTCATTGGCGACAAAAAACCAGTCCGCGTCTGCGGTCTCTACTTGCCCAATGGCAACCCCTGTCCAGGCCCAAAATACGACTACAAGCTCGCCTGGATGAACCGCATGAAGACACGCGCCCAAGCCCTTATGAATGCAGAAGAACCCGCGATTATGTGCGGCGATTACAACGTCATACCCCAAGACGAAGACGCCGCCCGTCCCGAGGTCTGGCAAGAAGACGCGCTTGCCCGCCCCGAGACCCGCGCCGCCTTCCGAGAACTCCTCAACCTCGGCTTCACAGAAGCCTTCCGCGCCCGCACCCGAGGCCCCGAACACTACTCGTTCTGGGACTACCAGGCCGGGGCCTGGGAGCGAAATAACGGCATTCGCATCGACCACCACCTGCTGACACCGCAAGCTGCTGATTTGCTTGAAAATTGCTGGATCGAAAGCGCTGTCAGGGGTCGCGAAAAACCTTCCGATCACGTCCCCGTCTGGGTCGAACTCGACGCCTGA
- a CDS encoding iron-sulfur cluster assembly accessory protein — MDLNLPPRVTERAFARLAEINDGSDAPKALRVAVEGGGCSGFQYNIDLDEPADDDLVLEGAGQKVVVDTVSLPFLSDSVIDFSDELIGARFVIENPNAASSCGCGISFSM; from the coding sequence ATGGATCTAAATCTGCCCCCTCGTGTCACCGAACGCGCTTTCGCCCGTCTGGCCGAGATCAATGATGGCTCCGACGCGCCAAAAGCGCTGCGGGTTGCGGTCGAAGGCGGCGGATGTTCGGGCTTTCAGTATAACATCGATCTGGACGAACCTGCGGACGATGACCTGGTGCTGGAAGGTGCCGGGCAGAAAGTTGTCGTTGACACAGTCTCGCTGCCGTTTCTTTCGGACTCGGTCATCGACTTTTCTGACGAGCTGATAGGCGCGCGCTTTGTCATCGAAAACCCCAACGCCGCGTCAAGCTGCGGCTGCGGCATCAGTTTCTCGATGTAA
- the queA gene encoding tRNA preQ1(34) S-adenosylmethionine ribosyltransferase-isomerase QueA yields MKLSDFDFDLPERLIATRPAQPRSSSRLLVVRPDRLEDARVIDLASFLNPGDRLVLNDTKVIPARLSGVRKRSGIEGVTEARIEATLLDPLPSGEWLALLKPLRKVRDGEVILFGAGLNAEVIGRSDGTAQLRFNLHGDAFDTALAEAGAMPLPPYIEALRKADARDKVDYQTIWARASGAVAAPTASLHFDEALMASLKDRGIEITFVTLHVGAGTFLPVKVDDVREHKMHAERGEITDRAAHEIKATKAAGGRIIPVGTTALRLLESAVDERGVLAEWSGATDIFITPGFQFKVADALMTNFHLPKSTLMMLVSAFIGRERIRQAYAHAIGENYRFFSYGDASLLLPKG; encoded by the coding sequence ATGAAGCTTTCAGATTTTGACTTTGATCTGCCAGAGCGGCTGATTGCGACCAGGCCTGCGCAGCCGCGCTCGTCTTCGCGTTTATTGGTTGTGCGTCCAGATAGGCTCGAAGATGCGCGTGTTATTGATCTTGCGTCCTTTTTGAACCCGGGTGATCGATTGGTGTTGAATGACACGAAAGTCATTCCGGCTCGTCTTTCTGGTGTGCGCAAGAGGAGCGGAATTGAAGGCGTGACCGAAGCCCGAATTGAAGCAACCTTGTTGGATCCTTTGCCGAGCGGTGAATGGTTGGCCCTTTTAAAGCCCTTGAGAAAGGTGCGTGACGGCGAAGTGATATTGTTTGGTGCAGGATTGAATGCGGAGGTCATCGGCCGTTCTGATGGTACTGCGCAGTTGCGTTTCAATTTGCACGGCGACGCATTTGACACGGCATTGGCAGAGGCTGGGGCAATGCCGCTGCCCCCCTACATCGAAGCGCTGAGGAAGGCCGATGCGCGAGACAAGGTTGATTATCAAACTATCTGGGCGCGGGCGAGCGGTGCCGTCGCGGCACCAACTGCATCGCTGCATTTCGATGAGGCGTTAATGGCGTCACTTAAAGACCGTGGCATCGAAATAACGTTTGTTACATTGCATGTCGGGGCAGGCACGTTTCTGCCAGTAAAGGTGGACGACGTGCGTGAACACAAGATGCACGCCGAACGCGGCGAGATCACCGACCGCGCAGCACATGAAATTAAAGCAACCAAAGCTGCCGGTGGACGTATCATCCCGGTCGGTACTACCGCTCTGCGTCTGTTGGAATCGGCCGTGGATGAGAGAGGAGTGCTGGCGGAGTGGTCTGGTGCGACCGACATTTTCATAACGCCAGGATTTCAATTCAAAGTGGCCGATGCTCTTATGACCAACTTTCACCTGCCGAAATCCACTCTGATGATGCTGGTGTCGGCGTTTATTGGCCGAGAACGCATCAGGCAGGCCTACGCCCACGCAATTGGTGAGAATTATCGCTTTTTTTCCTATGGCGATGCCTCGTTACTTCTGCCAAAGGGCTAA
- the uvrA gene encoding excinuclease ABC subunit UvrA: MAELKNIEVRGAREHNLKNIDVDIPRDQLVVITGLSGSGKSSLAFDTVYAEGQRRYVESLSAYARQFLDMMEKPDVDHISGLSPAISIEQKTTSKNPRSTVGTVTEIYDYMRLLFARAGTPFSPATGLPIEAQQVQDMVDRVMGMEAGTRAFLLAPIVRDRKGEYRKEFLELRKQGFQRVKVDGAFYELDEPPTLDKKFRHDIDVVVDRIVIREGLETRLADSFRTALDLADGIAILETAVTDEEPERITFSENFACPVSGFTIPEIEPRLFSFNAPFGACPTCDGLGVELFFDERLVVPDQNLKVYDGALAPWRKGKSPYFLQTIEAIAKHYEFDKNAKWKDLPEFVKQVFLYGSGEEEIQFRYDEGGRVYQVSRPFEGVIPNMERRYRETDSNWIREEFERYQNNRPCGVCEGYRLRPEALAVKIGGLHVGQVVQMSIREALAWIEDAPNQLSKQKNEIARAILKEIRERLGFLNNVGLEYLTLSRNAGTLSGGESQRIRLASQIGSGLTGVLYVLDEPSIGLHQRDNDRLLLTLKNLRDQGNTVIVVEHDEEAIREADYVFDIGPGAGVHGGEIVAKGVPAEIMANKASVTGQYLSGAREIAVPGERRKGNGKSVKVVKATGNNLQNVTAEFPLGRFVCVTGVSGGGKSTLTVETLFKTASMRLNGARQTPAPCETIKGLEHLDKVIDIDQRPIGRTPRSNPATYTGAFTPIRDWFAGLPESKTRGYKPGRFSFNVKGGRCEACQGDGLIKIEMHFLPDVYVMCETCKGARYNRETLEIKFKGKSIADVLDMTVEDAQDFFKAVPSIREKMDALMRVGLGYIKVGQPATTLSGGEAQRVKLSKELAKRSTGRTLYILDEPTTGLHFEDVRKLLEVLHKLVEQGNTVVVIEHNLDVIKTADWLIDIGPEGGDGGGKIVAKGTPEAVAKKAESHTGRYLADMLGVTRVAAE; encoded by the coding sequence ATGGCCGAGTTAAAGAACATCGAAGTGCGCGGCGCGCGTGAACATAATCTGAAGAATATCGATGTAGATATTCCGCGCGATCAGCTTGTGGTCATTACGGGGCTGTCAGGGTCGGGCAAATCCTCTTTGGCGTTTGATACGGTCTATGCCGAAGGGCAGCGGCGGTATGTTGAATCGTTAAGCGCCTATGCGCGGCAGTTTCTGGACATGATGGAAAAGCCGGATGTGGATCACATCAGCGGGCTTTCCCCGGCGATTTCGATTGAACAGAAGACCACATCGAAGAACCCGCGGTCGACAGTCGGCACGGTGACCGAGATTTATGACTATATGCGCCTGTTGTTTGCCCGCGCAGGCACTCCGTTTTCGCCTGCAACCGGTCTGCCCATCGAAGCGCAGCAGGTGCAGGATATGGTCGATCGCGTGATGGGCATGGAGGCGGGGACGCGCGCTTTTTTGTTGGCGCCCATCGTGCGCGATCGGAAAGGCGAGTATCGCAAAGAATTCTTAGAACTTCGTAAACAGGGCTTTCAACGGGTGAAAGTTGATGGGGCGTTCTATGAATTGGACGAACCGCCGACGCTGGATAAGAAGTTTCGCCACGATATTGATGTGGTGGTGGATCGGATAGTGATCCGCGAAGGGTTGGAAACACGGCTTGCGGATTCGTTTCGCACCGCGCTGGATCTGGCCGACGGAATCGCCATTCTGGAAACGGCGGTGACGGATGAAGAACCGGAGCGCATCACGTTTTCCGAGAATTTTGCCTGTCCGGTTAGCGGTTTCACCATCCCCGAGATCGAGCCGCGATTGTTTTCGTTCAATGCGCCGTTTGGGGCTTGTCCGACCTGTGACGGGCTGGGGGTTGAGCTGTTCTTTGATGAACGGCTTGTTGTGCCAGACCAGAATTTGAAGGTTTATGATGGGGCCCTGGCACCGTGGCGGAAGGGGAAATCCCCTTATTTTCTTCAAACAATTGAAGCGATTGCCAAGCATTATGAGTTCGACAAGAACGCCAAATGGAAAGACCTGCCAGAGTTTGTAAAGCAGGTGTTTCTGTATGGATCTGGTGAGGAAGAGATCCAGTTTCGCTATGACGAGGGCGGGCGTGTGTATCAGGTTTCGCGGCCTTTCGAGGGGGTGATTCCGAATATGGAGCGCCGTTATCGCGAGACGGATTCGAATTGGATTCGCGAAGAATTTGAGCGGTATCAGAATAACCGTCCCTGTGGCGTTTGTGAGGGGTATCGGTTGCGGCCCGAGGCGCTGGCAGTGAAAATCGGTGGGCTGCATGTGGGCCAGGTGGTTCAGATGTCGATCCGCGAAGCGCTGGCCTGGATCGAGGATGCGCCGAACCAGTTGAGCAAGCAGAAGAACGAGATTGCGCGGGCGATCCTGAAGGAAATCCGCGAGCGGCTTGGGTTTTTGAACAATGTCGGGTTGGAGTATCTGACGTTGTCGCGGAATGCCGGGACGTTGTCGGGGGGTGAGTCGCAGCGGATCCGCCTTGCCAGTCAGATTGGGTCCGGATTGACCGGTGTGCTGTATGTTTTGGATGAACCCTCGATTGGGCTGCACCAACGCGACAATGACCGGCTGCTGCTGACGCTGAAAAACCTGCGGGATCAAGGCAATACGGTGATTGTAGTTGAGCATGACGAAGAGGCGATCCGCGAGGCCGATTACGTCTTTGATATCGGGCCGGGGGCCGGGGTGCATGGTGGCGAGATTGTTGCCAAAGGTGTTCCAGCCGAGATTATGGCCAACAAAGCCTCGGTCACCGGGCAATATCTGTCGGGTGCGCGCGAGATTGCGGTGCCGGGAGAGCGGCGCAAGGGCAACGGCAAATCGGTGAAGGTCGTGAAGGCAACGGGTAATAACTTGCAGAATGTGACGGCGGAATTCCCGTTGGGCAGATTTGTCTGCGTGACCGGGGTGTCTGGAGGCGGGAAGTCGACCCTGACGGTTGAGACTTTGTTCAAGACAGCCTCGATGCGGTTGAACGGGGCGCGGCAGACGCCGGCGCCTTGTGAGACCATTAAGGGTTTGGAACACTTGGATAAAGTGATCGATATTGACCAGAGGCCCATTGGGCGGACGCCGCGTTCAAACCCGGCGACATATACCGGGGCGTTCACGCCTATTCGCGATTGGTTCGCGGGATTGCCGGAGTCAAAGACGCGTGGATACAAGCCAGGTCGGTTCAGTTTCAACGTGAAGGGTGGGCGATGCGAGGCGTGTCAGGGCGACGGTCTGATCAAGATCGAGATGCACTTTCTGCCCGATGTCTATGTGATGTGCGAGACCTGTAAGGGTGCGCGTTACAATCGCGAGACGTTGGAGATCAAGTTCAAGGGCAAGTCGATTGCCGATGTTCTGGATATGACTGTTGAGGACGCACAGGATTTTTTCAAGGCGGTGCCGTCGATCCGCGAAAAGATGGATGCGCTGATGCGGGTTGGTCTTGGGTATATCAAGGTTGGTCAGCCTGCGACGACCCTGTCAGGGGGCGAGGCGCAGCGGGTGAAGCTGTCGAAGGAATTGGCGAAGCGGTCGACCGGTCGGACGCTGTATATTCTGGACGAGCCGACGACCGGTCTGCATTTTGAGGATGTGCGCAAGCTTTTGGAAGTGCTTCATAAATTGGTTGAGCAGGGCAATACAGTTGTGGTGATCGAGCACAATCTGGATGTCATCAAGACGGCCGATTGGTTGATTGATATTGGTCCCGAGGGCGGTGATGGCGGCGGCAAGATCGTGGCCAAAGGGACGCCGGAAGCGGTGGCAAAGAAGGCAGAGAGCCATACCGGGCGGTATCTGGCGGATATGCTGGGTGTTACGCGGGTGGCGGCGGAGTGA
- the lpdA gene encoding dihydrolipoyl dehydrogenase, whose translation MAAKTFDVVVIGAGPGGYVAAIRASQLGLKVAIVEREHMGGICLNWGCIPTKALLRSSEVFHLMHRAKEFGLKADGIGYDLDAVVQRSRKVAKQLNGGVGHLMKKNKVEVVMGEATLPAKGKVSVKTDKGVEELQAKNIILATGARARELPGLEADGDLVWTYKHALQPPRMPKKLLVIGSGAIGIEFASFYNTLGADTTAVEVMDRVLPVEDAEISAFAKKSFVKQGMKIMEKAMVKQLDRGKGKVTAHIESGGKVEKMDFDTVISAVGIVGNVEGLGLEALGVKVDRTHIVTDEYCGTGVEGLYAIGDIAGAPWLAHKASHEGVMVAEKIAGLKVHAVKPESIAGCTYCHPQVASVGYSEAKAKELGYKVKVGRFPFIGNGKAIALGEAEGMVKTVFDEKTGELLGAHMVGAEVTELIQGYVVGRQLETTEEDLMHTVFPHPTLSEMMHESVLDAYDRVIHI comes from the coding sequence ATGGCTGCAAAAACATTCGACGTCGTAGTGATCGGGGCTGGGCCAGGCGGCTATGTAGCCGCTATTCGCGCCAGTCAGTTGGGGCTGAAGGTTGCGATTGTCGAGCGCGAGCATATGGGTGGCATTTGCCTAAACTGGGGTTGTATCCCGACCAAAGCGTTGCTTCGATCCTCGGAAGTGTTTCACCTGATGCATCGCGCAAAAGAGTTCGGCCTGAAGGCGGATGGCATCGGCTACGATCTGGATGCAGTGGTTCAGCGGTCGCGCAAAGTGGCCAAGCAGTTGAACGGCGGCGTTGGTCATCTGATGAAGAAGAACAAGGTCGAAGTTGTCATGGGCGAGGCGACATTACCTGCCAAGGGCAAGGTTTCGGTCAAGACTGATAAGGGCGTGGAAGAGCTTCAGGCGAAAAATATCATTCTGGCAACCGGCGCTCGTGCGCGGGAACTGCCCGGTCTGGAAGCCGATGGCGATCTGGTCTGGACGTATAAGCACGCCTTGCAGCCGCCACGTATGCCTAAGAAGTTGCTGGTGATTGGCTCGGGTGCGATTGGGATTGAATTTGCAAGTTTCTACAACACACTGGGTGCTGACACGACAGCTGTGGAAGTTATGGATCGCGTGCTGCCGGTCGAAGATGCCGAAATTTCCGCATTTGCCAAGAAGAGCTTTGTGAAACAGGGCATGAAGATCATGGAGAAAGCCATGGTCAAGCAACTGGATCGCGGTAAGGGCAAGGTAACAGCGCATATCGAAAGCGGCGGTAAAGTCGAAAAGATGGACTTTGACACTGTTATTTCCGCCGTGGGCATAGTTGGCAATGTCGAAGGACTGGGCCTGGAAGCTCTTGGCGTAAAAGTTGATCGCACGCATATCGTTACGGATGAATATTGTGGCACTGGCGTTGAGGGATTGTATGCCATTGGCGATATAGCGGGTGCGCCCTGGTTGGCGCATAAGGCCAGCCACGAAGGTGTTATGGTTGCCGAAAAGATCGCCGGACTGAAGGTGCATGCGGTGAAGCCGGAAAGCATTGCAGGCTGCACATATTGTCATCCACAGGTTGCCAGCGTCGGATATTCCGAGGCGAAGGCAAAAGAGCTTGGGTATAAGGTGAAGGTCGGGCGTTTTCCGTTCATCGGCAACGGCAAAGCGATTGCTTTGGGTGAAGCCGAGGGCATGGTTAAGACCGTCTTTGATGAGAAGACCGGCGAGTTGCTGGGGGCGCATATGGTTGGCGCGGAAGTGACCGAATTGATCCAGGGCTATGTGGTTGGCCGTCAGTTAGAGACGACCGAAGAAGACCTGATGCACACCGTCTTCCCGCATCCGACGCTAAGCGAGATGATGCATGAAAGCGTGTTGGATGCGTATGATCGGGTGATCCACATCTAA
- a CDS encoding MFS transporter, translating into MLQVLGSAWALLIGIFLLMIGNGLQGSLIGIRGAIENFSTAELSVITSAYFAGFLFGSKLAPELIRRVGHVRVFAALGSLVSAVLILYPTVTEPWAWIVLRVIFGFSFSGLYVTAESWLNNASENKNRGKALSLYVIAQMAGIVTAQGLLNVADPAGYVLFIIPSVLVSLSFAPILLTVTATPAFETTKPMSLIELYRISPLGFIGLFLLGTIFAAQFGMSSVYGTQAGFSVAEISAFVSAIFLGGLLMQYPIGWLSDRMDRRILICAAAVTGGFAGIVGWMSGDQYEVVLIVAFVLGGVSNPLYALLLAYTNDYLSSEDMAAASGGLLFVNGCGAVLGPILTGWMMTEIGPGGFWIYLSLFMFLMAAYAGYRMTQRRSLYAEESDYDAVPYAPLPMTVTSVAVEAAQEYYAENVDTGEEESDDDTEVFDRE; encoded by the coding sequence ATGTTACAGGTTCTTGGCAGCGCCTGGGCGCTATTGATTGGAATATTTCTGCTGATGATCGGTAATGGCCTTCAGGGCTCGCTGATCGGTATTCGCGGGGCGATTGAGAACTTCTCGACGGCTGAATTGTCGGTCATTACATCCGCGTATTTTGCTGGGTTCCTGTTTGGCTCGAAACTTGCGCCCGAACTGATCCGGCGGGTTGGCCATGTCCGGGTTTTTGCGGCACTTGGCTCGTTAGTTTCGGCTGTATTGATCCTTTATCCAACAGTGACAGAGCCCTGGGCGTGGATCGTGCTGCGCGTTATTTTTGGATTCTCATTTTCGGGCCTTTATGTGACTGCGGAAAGCTGGCTGAACAACGCATCAGAAAACAAGAACCGAGGTAAAGCGTTGTCGCTCTATGTGATTGCGCAAATGGCCGGCATTGTTACAGCGCAAGGTCTGCTGAACGTGGCAGATCCGGCAGGTTATGTGCTGTTTATCATTCCATCCGTTTTGGTTTCGCTTTCGTTCGCGCCGATTTTGCTGACTGTCACAGCAACACCGGCATTCGAAACCACGAAACCGATGAGTTTGATTGAATTGTATCGAATTTCCCCGCTTGGATTTATCGGCCTGTTCCTTTTGGGCACTATTTTTGCCGCCCAGTTCGGAATGTCTTCGGTCTATGGCACCCAGGCTGGGTTTTCCGTTGCTGAAATCTCGGCTTTTGTGTCGGCAATCTTCTTAGGTGGCTTGCTGATGCAGTATCCAATCGGTTGGCTGAGTGACCGTATGGATCGGCGGATCCTGATTTGCGCTGCGGCAGTTACCGGTGGCTTTGCCGGAATTGTCGGATGGATGTCCGGTGACCAATATGAAGTGGTGTTGATCGTCGCATTTGTATTGGGGGGCGTTTCAAACCCGCTGTATGCGCTGCTGCTGGCCTATACCAATGATTACCTTTCCAGCGAGGACATGGCGGCGGCTTCCGGCGGCTTGTTGTTCGTGAACGGTTGCGGTGCTGTATTGGGCCCAATCCTGACCGGTTGGATGATGACCGAAATCGGACCAGGTGGGTTCTGGATATATCTGTCGCTGTTCATGTTCCTGATGGCGGCTTATGCGGGCTATCGGATGACACAGCGCCGGTCGCTTTATGCTGAGGAAAGTGACTATGACGCGGTCCCCTACGCGCCCCTACCGATGACTGTCACATCGGTCGCAGTTGAGGCAGCGCAGGAATACTATGCTGAAAATGTCGACACTGGCGAAGAAGAATCCGATGACGACACAGAAGTGTTTGATCGAGAATGA
- a CDS encoding MFS transporter, which translates to MRTDWRLIGLLFLVGLFAAAQFAKIALTLEWLEPIYPGVPLPYAVSAISVAGIVFGVTAGMIVATFGARRVLLAALGLAVVMSFLQALLPAFPVFMGLRLIEGFTHLAIVVAAPTLMAAVAVDRDKPVAMGLWGTFFGVGFAGAAAIIPLMSGPGAVYLAHGVFGLMLMAALWPLLPRGVARGVWEGGLWARHMAIYTNPRLVAPAVGFLWHTIMFLGLLTFLPRFLGDWTAPVLPLIALVGTFGAGWVARSVAPRQILLVSFALTIVGFGMALVMPEAVRFLMMFLMLLILGLVPGASFANVPALNPDPADQARANGAVAQIGNLGTAMSVPLFASTLSFGIAGPMVATICISMLGLGAVWLIHRKIAESA; encoded by the coding sequence ATGCGAACGGATTGGCGCCTTATCGGGTTACTCTTTCTGGTGGGGCTTTTTGCGGCTGCGCAGTTCGCGAAAATTGCCCTGACATTAGAATGGCTTGAGCCGATTTATCCCGGCGTGCCGCTGCCCTATGCGGTGTCAGCGATCTCGGTCGCTGGTATCGTATTTGGTGTGACCGCAGGGATGATCGTTGCAACATTCGGCGCGCGGCGCGTGCTGCTTGCGGCGCTTGGTTTGGCGGTAGTGATGTCGTTTTTGCAGGCGTTGCTCCCGGCGTTTCCGGTGTTCATGGGACTGCGGTTGATCGAAGGGTTTACCCATCTGGCCATCGTCGTGGCCGCGCCGACCCTGATGGCAGCGGTGGCGGTTGATCGTGACAAGCCCGTGGCGATGGGGCTGTGGGGGACATTCTTTGGCGTGGGGTTTGCCGGGGCGGCGGCCATAATTCCGCTGATGAGCGGGCCGGGTGCGGTGTATTTGGCGCATGGGGTATTCGGGTTGATGTTGATGGCGGCACTTTGGCCGTTGCTGCCCCGTGGTGTTGCGCGAGGTGTTTGGGAAGGCGGGCTTTGGGCGCGGCACATGGCGATTTACACGAACCCGAGGCTGGTTGCTCCGGCCGTTGGGTTTTTGTGGCATACGATTATGTTCCTGGGATTGCTGACGTTTTTGCCGCGATTTCTGGGGGATTGGACGGCGCCAGTATTGCCATTGATAGCCCTTGTCGGAACTTTTGGCGCGGGATGGGTGGCGCGGAGTGTGGCACCGCGACAAATTTTGCTTGTGTCCTTTGCCCTGACGATTGTTGGTTTTGGGATGGCGCTGGTGATGCCAGAAGCAGTGCGGTTTTTGATGATGTTCCTAATGCTGCTGATCCTTGGGTTGGTGCCGGGCGCGTCGTTTGCGAATGTGCCGGCATTGAACCCGGATCCGGCGGATCAGGCGCGGGCGAACGGGGCCGTGGCGCAGATTGGGAACCTCGGCACTGCGATGTCGGTGCCGCTTTTCGCCAGCACTTTGAGCTTCGGAATTGCGGGGCCGATGGTGGCGACGATTTGCATTTCGATGCTTGGGTTGGGCGCGGTCTGGCTTATCCACAGAAAGATTGCGGAAAGCGCGTGA
- a CDS encoding 4-oxalocrotonate tautomerase yields the protein MSLVDIQLIEGVFSPDEKADMIEKVTNAMVTIGGEPMRGLTWVRVHEVAEGAWGIGGKRLMASDLLSLTKGAAL from the coding sequence ATGTCTCTCGTGGATATACAATTGATCGAAGGAGTGTTCAGCCCAGATGAAAAGGCGGACATGATCGAAAAAGTCACCAACGCCATGGTCACTATCGGTGGCGAGCCAATGCGCGGCCTGACCTGGGTCCGCGTGCATGAGGTGGCGGAGGGTGCCTGGGGCATCGGTGGCAAGCGGCTGATGGCCTCGGACTTACTCTCGCTCACTAAGGGAGCAGCGTTATGA
- a CDS encoding DUF924 family protein: MANPEDILSFWLDECSPKDWYMGGNELDEKIRDRFEDAYNRAKEGSLSLWLTYPSGTLAYIILLDQFARNMFRGSSKAFEADKLARAAAKAAIARGWDVKIDEPARQFFYVPLMHSECLVDQDRAVRLFMTRMPEGGERNLLYAKAHREVIRQFGRFPYRNEALGRVCQAGESDYLKAGGYGYTIETLKAKTAA, translated from the coding sequence ATGGCAAACCCTGAAGACATATTAAGCTTTTGGTTGGACGAGTGTTCGCCAAAGGACTGGTACATGGGCGGCAACGAATTGGACGAAAAAATTCGCGACCGTTTCGAGGATGCATACAATCGTGCAAAAGAGGGATCATTGTCGCTTTGGTTGACGTATCCTTCAGGCACTTTGGCCTACATAATCTTGTTAGATCAGTTCGCGCGGAACATGTTTCGTGGATCAAGCAAGGCGTTTGAAGCCGACAAACTGGCCCGCGCAGCGGCTAAAGCGGCGATTGCGAGAGGCTGGGACGTTAAGATCGACGAACCGGCGCGGCAATTCTTCTATGTGCCGCTGATGCATTCAGAGTGTCTGGTGGATCAGGATCGAGCGGTTCGCCTGTTTATGACGCGGATGCCGGAGGGCGGCGAACGAAACTTGCTGTATGCGAAAGCACATCGTGAAGTGATCCGGCAGTTCGGGCGGTTCCCGTATCGGAACGAAGCGCTTGGGCGCGTCTGTCAGGCAGGAGAATCCGATTATCTTAAAGCTGGCGGATACGGCTACACAATCGAAACGTTGAAAGCCAAGACTGCCGCGTAA